The Zingiber officinale cultivar Zhangliang chromosome 10A, Zo_v1.1, whole genome shotgun sequence genome contains a region encoding:
- the LOC122027693 gene encoding 21 kDa protein-like, with translation MPPTTILLFFFAFLFLSLASCAPPPAFPPTSPSHDRATLFIRSRCNLTRYPDLCFSSLSSYAAAVGGSSPELARVAANVTLARLRGLRAHVSALRRAGAVRGTAAAALRDCSEQLGDAADQVCQTYDELRGVEELVGMEVAWRVSNAQTWMSAALTNEESCSDGFREAAAASAYGAAGSGVDVKTDICSRVRRVKQYTSNALALVNSLVGGR, from the coding sequence ATGCCTCCCACCACcatcctcctcttctttttcgcCTTCCTTTTCCTCTCACTCGCCTCCTGCGCTCCGCCGCCGGCCTTTCCTCCGACGAGCCCTTCCCACGACCGCGCCACCCTGTTCATCCGCTCGCGCTGCAACCTCACTCGCTACCCGGACCTCTGCTTCTCCTCCCTCTCCTCCTACGCGGCCGCCGTCGGCGGCAGCTCCCCCGAACTCGCCCGCGTCGCCGCCAACGTCACCCTCGCCCGCCTCCGCGGCCTCCGCGCCCACGTCTCCGCCCTCCGCCGCGCCGGCGCCGTCCGCGGCACCGCGGCCGCTGCGCTGCGCGACTGCTCCGAGCAGCTGGGCGACGCCGCCGACCAGGTGTGCCAGACCTACGACGAGCTGCGCGGCGTGGAGGAGTTGGTGGGGATGGAGGTGGCGTGGCGGGTCTCCAACGCGCAGACGTGGATGAGCGCCGCCCTCACCAACGAGGAGTCCTGCTCTGACGGGTTCCGCGAAGCGGCCGCCGCGTCCGCATATGGCGCCGCCGGTTCCGGCGTCGACGTCAAGACCGATATATGCAGCCGGGTGAGGAGGGTGAAGCAGTACACCAGCAATGCCTTAGCGCTCGTCAACAGCCTCGTCGGCGGCCGATGA